A genomic stretch from Empedobacter stercoris includes:
- a CDS encoding IS3 family transposase (programmed frameshift) — MTRKVKYGVAFKLRCVKEVLEKHRTIRSISKKENIHASLLKKWVSDYHNQGISGIEPKKKQTYSVEFKLKVIKSITKQFLSLREARLKFNIPSESVIIKWQKDFATFGIDGLKPKPKGRPKTMSTSKGRPKKSKQPLTREEELLLEIERLRCEGCTLKKVQCLNSSRGRKTKETWTQAINELRPEFHLNLLLDCTHMARSSFYYHISRSKTDKYEELKLKIKSIYHQHKGRYGYRRITDELRKSGTIINHKTVLKLMNSLGLKSLIRRKKYKSYKGEQGKIAPNILQRAFKADKPNQKWVTDVTEFKVKDKKLYLSPIMDLYNQEIISYELSERPVFNQVTQMLKKAFKITKDTKDLILHSDQGWQYQMKQYQALLNEKGIIQSMSRKGNCLDNAIIENFFGILKSELFYLQKFNSIEELKKEIKQYIYYYNNDRIKSNLNKMSPIQYRTHFYNY; from the exons ATGACAAGAAAAGTAAAATATGGTGTAGCATTTAAGTTACGTTGTGTGAAAGAAGTTTTAGAAAAACATCGAACAATACGTTCAATTAGTAAAAAAGAAAATATACATGCTTCTTTATTAAAGAAATGGGTTTCTGATTATCATAATCAAGGAATTTCAGGTATAGAACCTAAAAAAAAACAAACGTATAGCGTTGAATTTAAGTTGAAAGTTATTAAGTCTATAACCAAACAGTTTCTTAGTTTGCGTGAAGCACGCTTGAAATTTAATATTCCAAGTGAATCGGTTATTATAAAATGGCAAAAAGATTTTGCTACCTTTGGAATAGACGGATTAAAACCCAAACCAAAAGGCCGTCCCAAGACTATGAGCACATCTAAGGGTAGACCTAAAAAATCGAAACAACCGTTAACAAGAGAAGAAGAACTATTGTTAGAGATTGAACGTTTACGTTGTGAAG GTTGCACTCTTAAAAAAGTTCAATGCCTTAATTCAAGCCGAGGAAGAAAAACAAAAGAAACTTGGACGCAAGCCATAAATGAATTAAGGCCAGAATTTCATCTAAATTTACTTTTAGATTGTACACATATGGCTAGAAGCAGCTTTTACTATCATATTTCACGTAGTAAAACAGATAAATACGAGGAATTAAAACTTAAGATAAAATCCATTTATCATCAGCATAAAGGGCGATATGGCTATCGACGAATTACCGATGAATTAAGAAAATCAGGAACTATCATCAATCATAAAACTGTTCTTAAACTGATGAATAGCTTAGGATTAAAGAGTTTGATTCGAAGAAAAAAATACAAATCTTACAAAGGAGAACAAGGAAAGATTGCACCAAACATCTTGCAAAGAGCATTTAAGGCTGATAAACCCAACCAAAAATGGGTAACAGATGTTACCGAGTTTAAAGTAAAAGATAAAAAACTATATTTATCACCAATAATGGATCTGTACAATCAAGAAATTATCAGCTATGAGTTAAGCGAACGACCTGTTTTTAATCAAGTAACTCAAATGCTTAAAAAGGCATTTAAAATAACGAAAGACACCAAAGATTTGATATTACATTCCGATCAAGGATGGCAATATCAAATGAAACAATATCAGGCTTTATTAAATGAAAAAGGAATCATACAAAGTATGAGTAGAAAAGGAAATTGCTTAGATAATGCTATTATCGAGAATTTCTTCGGAATACTGAAATCGGAACTATTTTATTTACAAAAATTTAATTCTATTGAAGAGCTAAAAAAAGAAATAAAACAATACATTTACTATTACAATAACGATAGAATAAAATCGAACTTAAATAAAATGAGCCCGATACAATATCGAACTCATTTTTATAATTATTAA